Proteins encoded in a region of the Enterococcus gilvus ATCC BAA-350 genome:
- a CDS encoding double-cubane-cluster-containing anaerobic reductase, which yields MELKTSLPEIFDEFGEARRQGFLAVKEIKEQGKPVVGVYCTFMPEELVLAGGAIQISLCSTSDETIPDAEEDLPRNLCPLIKSSYGFGKTDKCPYFYFSDLVVGETTCDGKKKMYEYMEEFKDTYLMQLPHMRDTEESKKLWYSEMVRFKEKLEDFLGVEITDEKIREAILLKNRERKAKQNFYRLGQLNPPAITGQEIFKVMYGSQYKFDKEEVIEMLEETTAKVKAEYEAGKRLEKKPRILVTGSPMGGVTEKVIRAIEENGGLVVAYENCTVAKAVERLVDEKEEDVYQALTDKYINIGCACMSNNQPRKELLGQMIDDYQVDGVIDMVLQNCIPFSVESLKIKRFLNEEKQTPYMYLETDYSTSDIEQINTRVTAFIEMLEEEAVCTQ from the coding sequence ATGGAATTAAAAACGAGTTTACCAGAGATTTTTGATGAGTTTGGCGAAGCGAGAAGACAAGGCTTTTTAGCTGTCAAGGAGATCAAAGAACAGGGCAAGCCCGTCGTTGGGGTCTATTGTACCTTTATGCCGGAGGAATTAGTGCTTGCAGGCGGAGCGATCCAGATCAGTCTGTGTTCGACTTCGGATGAGACGATCCCTGATGCCGAGGAAGATCTGCCGCGGAATCTTTGCCCGCTGATCAAATCCAGCTACGGCTTCGGAAAAACCGATAAATGCCCGTATTTCTACTTTTCTGATCTAGTGGTGGGGGAAACGACCTGTGATGGGAAGAAAAAAATGTATGAATATATGGAAGAATTCAAGGACACGTATTTGATGCAGCTTCCGCATATGAGAGACACCGAGGAAAGTAAAAAATTGTGGTACAGCGAAATGGTTCGCTTCAAAGAAAAATTGGAAGATTTCTTAGGTGTGGAGATCACCGATGAGAAGATTCGCGAAGCCATCCTATTAAAAAACCGCGAACGAAAAGCAAAACAAAATTTCTATCGTCTAGGTCAGCTGAATCCGCCTGCGATCACCGGTCAGGAAATTTTCAAGGTCATGTATGGCTCGCAATACAAATTTGATAAAGAAGAAGTCATCGAGATGCTGGAGGAAACCACGGCTAAGGTGAAGGCAGAGTATGAAGCCGGCAAGCGTTTGGAGAAGAAACCAAGAATCTTAGTGACAGGTTCTCCGATGGGCGGCGTGACAGAAAAAGTCATTCGCGCGATCGAAGAAAACGGCGGCTTGGTGGTTGCGTATGAAAACTGTACCGTGGCGAAGGCCGTGGAACGGCTGGTGGATGAGAAGGAGGAAGACGTGTACCAAGCATTGACCGATAAATACATCAATATCGGCTGTGCCTGTATGTCCAACAATCAGCCGCGGAAAGAGCTGTTAGGCCAGATGATCGACGACTATCAAGTGGATGGGGTGATCGACATGGTCCTGCAAAATTGTATTCCATTCTCTGTCGAATCGCTGAAGATCAAACGCTTCTTGAATGAAGAAAAACAAACACCGTATATGTATTTAGAAACCGACTATTCCACATCAGATATCGAGCAGATCAATACCCGCGTGACTGCGTTTATCGAAATGTTAGAGGAAGAGGCTGTATGTACACAATAG
- a CDS encoding TerC family protein — MSIEIVSKVLSIILLNLVLSGDNAVVIALATRKLPASAQNKAIVIGTAGAIVLRILLMLIAVELLLVPYVKIVGAGLLFYIAYDLLKSNGEEADVKSETTLPSAVRTIIIADLVMSLDNVLAIAGVADGHFGLAVLGLIISIPIVIFGSQVILKLMDRFPWLIWIGALLIAYTAGSMLVEDTFIHHLLRGVSNGHLVSLASCVLLIGMYVLFNRKKSE; from the coding sequence ATGAGTATTGAAATTGTATCGAAAGTTCTTTCGATCATCCTGTTGAATTTGGTATTAAGTGGCGACAATGCAGTCGTGATCGCATTGGCAACTAGAAAGCTGCCTGCAAGTGCACAAAATAAAGCCATCGTGATCGGAACTGCGGGTGCGATCGTATTGCGTATCCTGTTGATGTTGATCGCGGTTGAATTATTATTGGTCCCTTACGTCAAGATCGTTGGCGCGGGGTTGTTGTTTTATATCGCCTATGACTTATTGAAATCGAACGGAGAAGAGGCCGATGTCAAAAGTGAAACGACACTGCCCTCTGCGGTTCGTACCATCATCATTGCAGACCTCGTGATGAGTCTCGACAATGTACTGGCGATCGCTGGCGTGGCTGACGGGCACTTTGGCTTGGCTGTGCTTGGGTTGATCATTAGTATTCCCATCGTTATTTTCGGGAGTCAGGTCATATTGAAGCTGATGGATCGGTTCCCTTGGCTGATCTGGATCGGCGCACTCCTGATCGCTTACACAGCGGGATCGATGCTGGTGGAAGATACTTTTATTCATCACCTGCTGCGGGGGGTAAGTAATGGACATCTCGTCTCACTCGCTTCGTGCGTGTTATTGATCGGGATGTATGTTCTATTTAATCGCAAGAAATCGGAATAG